In the genome of Mucilaginibacter terrenus, one region contains:
- a CDS encoding YicC/YloC family endoribonuclease, whose amino-acid sequence MIKSMTGYGIATSDSGRAKYTVEIKSLNSKFLELSLRLPKMFSEKEFQLRTDCSKQIERGKVNLSINVEQANETAKAAGIDRDLLKNYYQQLKAVSEELNENGGNLLQLALSLPEVVRYEEDTVSDEEWKLVEKTFKQAMDAFQQFRSDEGNELEQDIKYRIGVILKNLELVEVEEPKRVPVIRERLNQFLSEAVGAENIDKNRFEQELIYYIDKLDITEEKIRLKTHCEYFLETLKNADANGKKLGFISQEIGREINTLGSKANDANMQKLVVGMKEELEKIKEQLLNVL is encoded by the coding sequence ATGATAAAATCCATGACAGGGTACGGAATTGCCACCTCCGACTCGGGCCGTGCAAAATACACTGTAGAGATAAAATCTCTTAACAGCAAATTTCTTGAGCTGTCGTTACGGCTTCCCAAAATGTTTTCCGAAAAAGAGTTTCAGCTCCGTACTGATTGCAGCAAGCAAATAGAGCGCGGCAAGGTAAACCTTTCTATAAACGTAGAACAGGCGAATGAGACAGCCAAAGCAGCCGGCATAGATCGGGACCTGCTTAAAAATTACTATCAGCAATTAAAAGCGGTAAGCGAGGAGCTGAACGAGAACGGAGGAAACCTGCTGCAGTTGGCTTTAAGCCTGCCGGAAGTAGTGAGATACGAGGAAGATACCGTATCTGATGAGGAATGGAAACTGGTTGAAAAGACCTTTAAACAGGCCATGGATGCTTTTCAGCAGTTCAGAAGCGATGAAGGCAATGAACTGGAGCAAGATATAAAGTACCGCATAGGTGTTATTCTAAAGAACCTGGAGCTTGTGGAGGTTGAAGAGCCTAAACGGGTACCAGTGATACGTGAGCGGCTTAATCAGTTCCTGAGTGAAGCAGTAGGTGCAGAAAACATAGACAAGAACCGCTTTGAGCAGGAATTAATATACTACATAGATAAGCTGGATATAACTGAAGAAAAGATAAGGCTTAAAACCCATTGCGAGTATTTTTTAGAAACGCTGAAAAACGCCGATGCAAATGGTAAAAAGCTCGGCTTTATATCGCAGGAAATAGGGCGGGAGATAAACACCCTGGGCTCAAAAGCAAATGATGCCAATATGCAAAAGCTGGTGGTTGGCATGAAAGAGGAACTGGAAAAGATAAAAGAACAACTGCTTAACGTGCTGTAG
- the rnc gene encoding ribonuclease III produces the protein MPLSRFYKLYFSPNRKYVKVLKNLLGFVPGNLSLYRLAFRHKSVAQNIKKGVKNSNERLEFLGDAVLGSVVAEVLFKLYPYEDEGFLTELRSKIVSRNNLNALGKKLGFDKLIDFDPKILNSGRQGSLLGDAFEALIGAVYLDKGYDFTKNFLINHIIKSHIDIHKLEQTETNFKSKLIEWCQRHGKDISFDVITNQEGESAKLFTIQAIIDGEVLGSGKEFSKKNAEKLAAEKACAALGI, from the coding sequence ATGCCACTTAGCCGCTTTTACAAGCTTTATTTTTCGCCCAACAGAAAATATGTTAAGGTTTTAAAGAATTTGCTCGGTTTCGTGCCGGGCAATTTGTCTTTATACCGGTTAGCATTCAGGCATAAATCTGTAGCGCAGAACATAAAAAAAGGGGTTAAGAATAGCAACGAACGGCTGGAATTCCTGGGCGATGCTGTGCTGGGCAGCGTTGTGGCTGAAGTGCTGTTTAAGCTTTACCCATACGAAGATGAGGGCTTTTTAACCGAACTGCGGTCTAAAATTGTAAGCCGTAACAACCTTAACGCACTTGGCAAAAAGCTTGGCTTTGATAAACTGATTGATTTCGACCCCAAAATATTAAACTCCGGCAGGCAGGGTTCACTGCTTGGCGACGCTTTCGAGGCGCTTATTGGCGCGGTATACCTCGATAAGGGGTACGACTTTACCAAGAATTTCCTCATCAACCACATCATCAAATCTCACATTGATATTCATAAGCTGGAGCAGACTGAAACCAACTTCAAAAGCAAGTTAATTGAGTGGTGCCAGCGTCATGGTAAAGACATCAGCTTTGATGTAATAACCAACCAGGAAGGCGAGAGTGCTAAGCTATTTACTATACAAGCTATTATAGATGGCGAGGTACTTGGTTCGGGTAAAGAGTTCAGCAAGAAGAACGCCGAAAAACTGGCTGCCGAAAAAGCTTGCGCCGCACTGGGTATATAG
- a CDS encoding lipoprotein signal peptidase yields the protein MKAAYTKPFLTAALIVLLDQIIKIWVRKNMFLGEEIHFLGNRGMLRYIENNGMAFGMELGGEFGKLALTLFRIVAVCGIGYGLVYLIQHKYHRGLIMMVALILAGAVGNIIDSTLYGVIYHYAPLFHGRVVDMFYFPLLTGNFPAWVPVWGGEDFIFFRPIFNLADSAISVGVVLILFNQKRYFKQPEPEESQPHSEMVED from the coding sequence ATGAAGGCTGCTTATACGAAACCCTTCCTTACTGCCGCGTTGATTGTACTGCTCGACCAGATCATTAAGATCTGGGTGCGGAAGAACATGTTCCTTGGCGAGGAGATACACTTCCTTGGCAACCGTGGTATGCTGCGCTACATCGAAAACAATGGCATGGCATTTGGCATGGAACTGGGCGGTGAATTTGGAAAGCTTGCCCTTACTTTGTTTCGTATAGTAGCAGTTTGCGGGATAGGTTACGGCCTGGTATATTTGATTCAGCACAAGTACCACCGGGGGCTTATTATGATGGTGGCCCTTATTTTAGCCGGAGCGGTAGGTAACATTATCGACTCGACCTTGTACGGCGTAATTTATCACTACGCGCCGTTGTTTCATGGCCGTGTGGTAGATATGTTTTACTTCCCGCTGCTCACCGGCAATTTCCCGGCGTGGGTGCCTGTATGGGGTGGAGAAGATTTTATATTCTTCCGGCCGATATTTAACCTTGCCGATTCGGCAATATCGGTAGGGGTTGTCCTTATCTTATTTAATCAGAAACGGTATTTTAAGCAACCCGAACCGGAGGAAAGCCAACCCCACAGCGAAATGGTGGAAGACTAA
- the miaE gene encoding tRNA-(ms[2]io[6]A)-hydroxylase, whose protein sequence is MSEKTILKLHLPTDPLWVKNVVESNIEELLTDHAFCEQKAASNAITLIVQNPNLGELVQEMAMLVQEEMDHFKRVHDIILERGFTLGRERKDNYVNELRKFIIIGGGREAQLIDRLLFSAMIEARSCERFKVLSENINDEALAEFYHELMVSEATHYSMFIRLAKKYAVEIDVDKRWKEFLEYEASVIQNYGKSETIHG, encoded by the coding sequence GTGAGCGAGAAAACCATTTTAAAACTACACCTGCCTACCGACCCGCTTTGGGTGAAGAACGTTGTAGAAAGCAATATTGAAGAACTGCTTACAGATCATGCCTTTTGCGAGCAGAAAGCAGCGAGTAATGCCATAACCCTCATTGTACAAAATCCTAATCTTGGCGAGCTGGTACAAGAAATGGCGATGCTGGTACAGGAAGAAATGGACCACTTTAAACGCGTGCACGACATTATACTGGAACGTGGCTTTACACTTGGCCGCGAGCGTAAGGACAACTATGTGAATGAACTGCGCAAGTTCATCATTATTGGCGGTGGCCGTGAGGCGCAGCTAATAGACCGTTTACTTTTCTCGGCAATGATAGAGGCCAGGAGCTGCGAACGCTTCAAAGTGCTTTCAGAAAACATAAATGACGAAGCGCTGGCCGAGTTTTATCATGAGCTGATGGTGAGCGAGGCCACACATTATTCTATGTTCATCAGGCTGGCTAAAAAGTATGCCGTAGAGATAGATGTAGATAAGCGCTGGAAGGAGTTCTTAGAGTACGAAGCAAGCGTGATACAAAACTACGGTAAGAGCGAAACCATCCACGGGTAA
- a CDS encoding acyl carrier protein has product MSDIASRVKAIIVEKLGVDESEVTPEASFTNDLGADSLDTVELIMEFEKEFNVAIPDDQAETIGTVGQAVAYLEKNVK; this is encoded by the coding sequence ATGTCTGATATCGCTTCAAGAGTAAAAGCTATTATCGTGGAAAAACTGGGTGTTGACGAAAGTGAAGTTACCCCGGAAGCTTCATTCACCAACGATCTTGGTGCCGACTCTTTAGACACCGTGGAATTGATCATGGAGTTTGAAAAAGAATTTAACGTTGCAATTCCTGACGATCAGGCTGAAACTATCGGTACTGTAGGCCAGGCTGTTGCTTACCTTGAAAAAAACGTTAAATAA
- a CDS encoding thioredoxin family protein encodes MKKFLLLVAVIGCVNIAAAQDKPHLYNPAADAKADIAAAVKRASATHKNVLLQIGGNWCVWCIRFNDLVTKNDTLNNYLTKNYEVVHVNYSPENKNEKLLAELGYPQRFGFPVFIVLDGKGNRLHTQNSSYLEEGKGHSKAKVLEFLESWSPSALDPKNYVEKAK; translated from the coding sequence ATGAAAAAGTTTCTTTTGTTAGTAGCTGTAATAGGCTGTGTGAATATCGCCGCCGCACAGGACAAACCTCATTTATATAACCCCGCGGCAGATGCAAAGGCAGACATAGCCGCAGCAGTAAAACGCGCATCGGCAACGCACAAGAACGTGCTGCTGCAAATTGGTGGTAACTGGTGTGTGTGGTGCATACGCTTTAACGACTTGGTTACCAAGAACGACACGCTGAACAACTATCTTACAAAGAACTACGAAGTAGTACACGTGAACTATAGCCCGGAGAACAAGAACGAAAAGCTGCTTGCCGAACTGGGCTACCCGCAACGGTTTGGCTTTCCGGTGTTCATTGTATTGGATGGGAAGGGTAACCGCCTGCATACTCAAAACTCATCGTACCTGGAAGAAGGCAAAGGCCATAGCAAAGCTAAAGTATTGGAGTTCCTGGAAAGCTGGTCACCTTCGGCGCTAGATCCTAAGAATTACGTGGAGAAAGCGAAGTAG
- the pyk gene encoding pyruvate kinase, whose amino-acid sequence MNYYYNRTKIVATMGPASAKKDVLLSMIRAGLNVCRLNFSHGKPEDHKKVVDIIREINSEYKTNVGILADLQGPKIRIGLVKDGGIHLINGTRINITTKECIGDDSQIYITYETFPQDVQANEIILLDDGKLQLKVVETNRLDTVICEVVHGGILTSRKGVNLPNTKVSIPSLTEEDLYNLKYALEWDLDWIGLSFVRTGQDIIDLKRIIRESGKSARVIAKVEKPEAIDNIDAIIEATDGVMIARGDLGVEMPLEEVPLLQKMIARKCRDAAKPVIVATQMLESMITTPRPTRAEVNDVANSVLDGADAVMLSGETSVGEFPVIVIETMAKIVRNVEDLGYPFNASKAENLDPTSPNFLSDNLCGSAVYLAEHTKASGIVSMTTSGYTAFEISSYRPKAGTYIFTSNRQLLNALSLVWGVRAFFYDKLESTDDTINDVNQILKTENLIRTGDVVINTAAVPISKQGKTNMLRVSVVE is encoded by the coding sequence ATGAATTATTATTATAACCGCACCAAGATTGTTGCTACCATGGGGCCTGCATCAGCCAAGAAAGACGTTTTACTTTCTATGATCAGGGCCGGCCTTAACGTTTGCCGCCTTAATTTTTCGCATGGCAAACCAGAAGACCACAAGAAAGTTGTAGATATCATTCGCGAAATTAACAGCGAATACAAGACCAATGTGGGTATCCTTGCCGATTTGCAGGGACCTAAGATCCGCATAGGTTTAGTAAAAGATGGCGGTATACATTTAATAAACGGCACACGTATAAACATTACCACTAAGGAGTGTATAGGTGATGACAGCCAGATATACATTACTTACGAAACCTTCCCTCAAGACGTACAGGCAAACGAGATCATCCTTTTAGATGATGGAAAGCTGCAGCTGAAAGTGGTTGAAACCAATCGCCTGGATACTGTTATTTGCGAGGTTGTACACGGTGGTATATTAACATCACGTAAAGGTGTTAACCTGCCGAACACTAAAGTATCTATCCCGAGCCTTACCGAAGAAGACCTTTATAACCTTAAGTATGCTTTAGAGTGGGACCTGGATTGGATAGGCCTTTCTTTTGTACGTACCGGCCAGGACATTATAGATCTTAAACGCATCATTCGCGAAAGCGGTAAATCTGCCCGCGTAATTGCCAAAGTAGAAAAGCCTGAAGCGATAGATAATATAGACGCTATTATAGAAGCTACCGACGGTGTAATGATTGCCCGTGGCGACCTTGGTGTGGAAATGCCGCTTGAAGAAGTACCATTGCTGCAAAAGATGATTGCCCGTAAATGCCGCGATGCTGCCAAACCCGTAATTGTAGCTACACAGATGCTGGAATCAATGATCACTACACCGCGCCCTACACGTGCGGAAGTGAACGACGTTGCCAACTCGGTACTGGATGGTGCTGACGCGGTAATGCTAAGCGGTGAGACCTCCGTTGGTGAGTTCCCGGTGATTGTTATTGAGACAATGGCCAAGATCGTTCGCAACGTAGAAGACCTGGGTTATCCGTTCAACGCTTCTAAAGCAGAGAACCTTGATCCTACCTCACCTAATTTCCTGAGCGATAACCTTTGTGGTTCTGCCGTATACCTGGCCGAACATACAAAAGCCAGCGGCATTGTGTCTATGACCACATCTGGTTACACCGCATTCGAAATATCTAGCTACCGCCCTAAAGCCGGTACTTATATCTTTACATCTAACAGGCAGTTGCTTAACGCGCTAAGCCTGGTATGGGGTGTACGTGCGTTCTTCTACGATAAACTGGAGAGCACCGACGATACCATAAATGATGTAAACCAGATTTTGAAAACAGAGAACCTTATCCGTACAGGCGATGTGGTAATTAACACCGCTGCTGTGCCTATCTCTAAACAAGGTAAAACAAATATGCTGCGTGTAAGCGTGGTAGAATAA
- a CDS encoding IPExxxVDY family protein, producing MILSRKNLKFEIDFDFVLIALTTSLKDYRICYLINKSLNFNFVKVEDLELEIGANQSPVLFSNYLYSWENTETDFIFIANKGYEGYLVPEMREADYFMIIKNYIDESDLETIISSLNKIPEVVAAVKIDPKKVKSRENLLF from the coding sequence ATGATTTTGAGCAGGAAAAATTTAAAGTTTGAGATCGATTTTGATTTTGTGCTTATCGCGTTAACTACGTCCTTAAAAGACTACCGCATTTGCTACCTTATTAATAAGAGCCTTAACTTTAACTTCGTGAAGGTAGAGGATCTTGAGTTGGAAATAGGGGCTAATCAGTCGCCCGTGCTGTTTTCCAATTACCTGTACAGCTGGGAAAATACCGAGACAGATTTCATATTTATTGCCAACAAAGGGTACGAAGGGTATTTGGTACCCGAAATGCGCGAGGCAGACTATTTTATGATTATTAAAAATTATATTGATGAAAGTGACCTCGAAACCATAATTTCGTCCCTAAATAAAATACCCGAAGTTGTTGCAGCTGTAAAGATTGACCCGAAAAAAGTAAAATCACGCGAAAATCTTTTATTTTAG
- the gmk gene encoding guanylate kinase — MNPEGKLVIFSAPSGAGKTTIVHHLLGKMPELEFSISATTRPARGDEQTGKDYYFISKEEFLHRIAKKQFVEFEEVYSGTFYGTLRTEIERIWATGKTVIFDIDVEGGMHLKRKYGEQALAIFVQPPSLGVLIERLTGRGTDSAEKLQERFAKAEKELNYAPQFDVILKNYDLDTACAEAEKLVKDFIKSPTF; from the coding sequence ATGAACCCCGAAGGTAAACTTGTTATATTCTCTGCCCCATCAGGCGCCGGCAAAACCACAATAGTTCATCACCTGCTTGGCAAAATGCCCGAGCTGGAGTTCTCCATATCGGCAACAACCCGCCCCGCGCGTGGCGATGAACAAACCGGTAAGGATTATTACTTCATCAGTAAAGAGGAATTCTTGCACCGCATTGCCAAAAAGCAGTTTGTTGAGTTTGAAGAGGTGTATAGCGGCACTTTTTATGGTACCCTGCGCACCGAGATAGAGCGTATTTGGGCAACAGGCAAAACTGTGATATTTGACATAGACGTAGAGGGCGGCATGCACTTAAAGCGTAAATACGGCGAGCAGGCGTTGGCTATATTTGTACAGCCGCCATCACTGGGAGTTTTAATAGAGCGCCTCACCGGCCGTGGTACAGACAGCGCTGAAAAACTACAGGAACGCTTTGCCAAAGCAGAAAAGGAGCTAAACTACGCGCCGCAATTTGATGTTATCCTGAAAAATTACGATCTTGACACGGCTTGTGCGGAAGCGGAGAAGCTGGTGAAAGATTTTATAAAATCCCCAACATTTTAA
- a CDS encoding FAD-dependent monooxygenase produces the protein MTLPANASVLIIGAGPSGLMMAAQLLRYGIIPVIVDAKQGPTNQSKALAVQARSMEIYRQMGLADRVVSEGKPAAGAAIHIWGKPAAELSLSKAGVGLTPFPYVFMYPQSKNERVLLDYLTLNCCPVYWNTTLQSIVHNADNTEVTLLNNGQEQIVTCNWLIGADGAHSIVRKSAGITFNGDTYQHKFYLADVKLAEGFQDDFVHLFLSSKGFAGFFLMPEAGEYRVVGNIPADLSERESLQIDDVLPHLQQVTGSPVNILQVNWFTSYKLHHRMADKFRSGRSFLIGDAAHIHSPVGGQGMNTGLQDAYNLAWKLAGVLNGKLNVSILNSYADERMPVARDLLNSTDRVFNVVTSQSWANNLFKKYIAPRILKFVGSHDKLKTTFFNQVSQLGINYRDSKLNIHLGKLTKIKAGDRLPFLEIYDEKKQAMTDIHTWCSKPGFTLITVGAIKEDYLFTLAKWITLRYAGTLNFFHLPPSGKNRHVLDAFEIGPGQRKAIIVRPDMYISYMNDVVDIEMMNNYLKNVVGFIPDGAGG, from the coding sequence ATGACCCTACCCGCAAATGCCAGCGTGCTGATAATAGGCGCCGGTCCATCAGGATTGATGATGGCGGCGCAGCTGCTGCGTTATGGCATCATCCCGGTTATTGTTGATGCCAAACAAGGGCCAACCAACCAGTCCAAGGCTTTGGCGGTACAGGCCCGCTCTATGGAAATATACCGGCAAATGGGCCTTGCAGATCGGGTAGTCAGCGAAGGTAAACCAGCCGCAGGAGCAGCTATACACATCTGGGGCAAACCGGCGGCCGAACTATCGCTGAGCAAAGCAGGCGTAGGTTTAACGCCGTTTCCGTATGTGTTTATGTACCCGCAAAGCAAAAACGAACGCGTACTGCTGGACTACCTTACCCTAAACTGTTGCCCAGTATACTGGAACACTACCCTGCAAAGTATTGTGCACAATGCTGATAACACCGAGGTGACTTTGCTGAACAACGGACAAGAACAGATAGTAACCTGCAACTGGCTGATTGGTGCAGATGGCGCGCACAGCATTGTACGTAAGTCTGCCGGTATAACCTTCAATGGCGATACGTACCAGCATAAGTTCTACCTGGCAGATGTTAAACTGGCCGAAGGATTTCAGGACGACTTTGTACATCTTTTTTTGTCATCTAAAGGGTTTGCCGGCTTTTTCCTGATGCCGGAAGCAGGCGAGTACAGGGTAGTTGGCAATATACCGGCAGACCTTAGCGAGCGGGAAAGCCTCCAAATAGATGACGTTCTACCCCACTTACAACAGGTAACCGGATCTCCGGTTAATATTTTGCAAGTAAACTGGTTCACCAGCTACAAACTGCATCACCGCATGGCCGACAAATTCCGCAGCGGTCGGTCCTTTCTTATCGGTGACGCAGCGCACATACACTCCCCTGTTGGCGGACAGGGCATGAACACCGGCCTGCAGGATGCTTACAACCTGGCATGGAAACTGGCAGGGGTATTAAACGGAAAACTGAACGTGAGTATTTTAAACAGCTATGCCGATGAGCGGATGCCTGTGGCCCGGGATCTGCTTAACAGTACAGATCGTGTTTTCAACGTAGTAACGTCGCAAAGTTGGGCAAACAACTTGTTCAAGAAGTATATAGCACCACGAATATTGAAGTTTGTTGGCAGCCACGATAAGCTTAAAACTACCTTTTTCAATCAGGTATCACAATTGGGCATCAACTATCGCGACAGCAAACTTAACATTCACCTGGGTAAGCTTACCAAAATTAAAGCAGGTGACCGCCTCCCATTCCTGGAGATATATGATGAGAAAAAACAAGCCATGACGGATATCCACACGTGGTGCAGTAAACCTGGTTTTACACTCATCACGGTTGGCGCTATTAAAGAGGATTATCTTTTTACGCTGGCTAAATGGATAACTCTCCGGTATGCGGGCACATTAAACTTTTTCCACCTGCCGCCATCCGGCAAGAACCGCCATGTGCTGGATGCTTTTGAGATCGGTCCCGGCCAGCGGAAGGCAATTATTGTTAGGCCGGATATGTACATCAGCTACATGAATGATGTTGTTGATATAGAAATGATGAACAACTATCTTAAAAACGTTGTAGGCTTTATTCCAGACGGAGCGGGTGGTTAA
- the nadD gene encoding nicotinate (nicotinamide) nucleotide adenylyltransferase: MKIGLLFGSFNPIHVGHLIIANYMANYTALDKVWLVVSPQNPLKKYGDLINAYDRLEMAKLATENATNISVSDVEMKLPQPSYTIDTLAFLKEKYPEHEFALIMGSDNLATLHKWKNYKLILRDHQIFVYPRPGYENAEFASHPSVTITMTPQMEISATFIRKSIAEKKNVQYFVPESVLRFIESKSLYKIG; this comes from the coding sequence ATGAAAATAGGCTTACTGTTCGGTTCGTTCAATCCAATACATGTAGGGCATTTAATTATTGCCAACTACATGGCCAATTATACCGCGCTTGATAAAGTGTGGCTGGTGGTGTCGCCTCAAAATCCGTTGAAGAAATATGGCGATCTGATTAACGCCTATGACAGGCTGGAGATGGCCAAGCTGGCAACGGAAAACGCTACTAACATTTCCGTAAGCGATGTGGAGATGAAGCTCCCGCAGCCATCTTATACAATTGATACGCTAGCGTTTCTGAAGGAAAAATACCCTGAGCACGAGTTTGCACTTATCATGGGATCAGACAACCTGGCAACCCTGCACAAGTGGAAGAACTACAAGCTCATCCTGCGCGATCACCAAATATTTGTTTATCCACGTCCCGGTTACGAAAATGCTGAATTTGCATCGCATCCATCTGTGACCATTACCATGACGCCGCAGATGGAGATATCTGCTACGTTCATTCGTAAATCCATTGCCGAAAAAAAGAACGTGCAATATTTTGTACCCGAATCTGTACTGCGGTTTATAGAGAGTAAAAGCTTGTACAAAATAGGCTAA
- the fabF gene encoding beta-ketoacyl-ACP synthase II has protein sequence MEFKRVVVTGLGALTPIGNSVAEYWDGLINGVSGAAYIKSFDVEKFKTKFACEVKNFDAEGFLGRKEARKLDPFVQYALFSTEEAVKDAGLDFEKLDTSRIGVIWGSGIGGLKTFLDEVVNFAKGDGTPKFNPFFIPKMIADIAPGHISIKYGLRGPNFTTVSACASSNNSLIDAFNYLRLGKANMFITGGSEAIINEAGIGGFNAMHALSTRNDDPATASRPFDLDRDGFVAGEGAGTIILEELEHAKARGAKIYAEMVGGGMSADAYHMTAPHPEGLGASLVMKAALEDAGLTPADIDYVNVHGTSTPIGDPQEVKAITDAFGDEIYRINISSTKSMTGHLLGAAGAVEAIASILALKHDIIPPTINHFTDDPAFDPKINFTFNKAQKRVVNVAQSNGFGFGGHNASVIFKKYQE, from the coding sequence ATGGAGTTTAAAAGAGTTGTTGTAACCGGGCTTGGAGCGCTTACTCCGATTGGTAATTCTGTAGCAGAATACTGGGACGGACTAATCAATGGGGTAAGCGGCGCTGCCTATATCAAGAGTTTTGACGTAGAAAAGTTCAAAACCAAATTCGCCTGCGAAGTAAAGAATTTTGACGCGGAAGGTTTTCTGGGCCGTAAAGAGGCCCGTAAGCTGGATCCGTTTGTTCAGTATGCTTTATTTTCGACAGAAGAAGCCGTTAAGGATGCCGGATTAGATTTTGAGAAACTGGATACCAGCCGTATAGGCGTTATCTGGGGATCGGGCATCGGCGGTTTAAAAACGTTTTTAGATGAGGTGGTAAACTTTGCCAAAGGTGATGGCACTCCTAAGTTTAACCCCTTCTTTATTCCTAAGATGATAGCTGATATTGCTCCAGGGCATATCTCTATTAAATACGGTTTACGCGGCCCCAACTTCACTACGGTTTCTGCTTGCGCATCATCAAATAACTCGCTTATTGATGCTTTTAATTATCTGCGTTTAGGCAAGGCGAACATGTTTATTACCGGTGGTTCTGAAGCGATAATCAACGAAGCCGGTATTGGCGGGTTTAATGCTATGCATGCCTTGTCTACCCGTAACGATGATCCGGCTACTGCGTCACGTCCGTTCGATCTTGATCGTGATGGGTTTGTTGCAGGTGAAGGCGCAGGAACCATAATACTGGAAGAACTGGAGCATGCTAAAGCGCGCGGTGCAAAGATTTATGCCGAAATGGTAGGTGGCGGTATGAGTGCCGATGCGTATCACATGACGGCTCCTCACCCGGAGGGTCTTGGTGCATCGCTGGTAATGAAAGCTGCTTTAGAAGACGCCGGTTTAACTCCTGCTGACATTGATTATGTGAATGTACACGGTACATCTACACCAATTGGCGACCCTCAGGAAGTAAAGGCAATAACTGATGCTTTTGGAGACGAGATCTACCGTATAAATATTAGCTCTACTAAATCAATGACCGGTCACCTGCTTGGTGCTGCCGGTGCTGTTGAGGCAATTGCATCTATATTAGCGTTAAAGCACGATATCATTCCGCCAACCATCAATCACTTTACTGATGATCCGGCGTTTGATCCAAAAATTAACTTCACGTTCAACAAAGCGCAAAAGCGTGTTGTAAACGTGGCGCAAAGCAATGGCTTTGGTTTTGGCGGACACAATGCTTCTGTTATATTTAAGAAATACCAGGAATAA